Below is a genomic region from Excalfactoria chinensis isolate bCotChi1 chromosome 25, bCotChi1.hap2, whole genome shotgun sequence.
CCCCAACTCCCTGCACCATGTGAAGACCATGTGGTACCCGGAGATCAAACACTTCTGTCCCCGTGCACCCGTCATCCTGGTGGGCTGCCAGCTGGACCTGCGCTACGCCGACTTGGAGGCCGTCAACCGGGCACGGCGTCCCTTGGCCAGGTGGGAGACATTCATGCCCCCAAATCCCTTCTCCTTGCCGTGCATGCAGAGAGgtcgtagaatcatagagttgttGGAGTTGGAAAGGATCGTCTGGTCTgactcccctgcagtgaacagggaaaCCTGCAGCTCAGTCATCACCCATTTGGCCTGACCTTGGGACGGGACATCTCTTCGTTATCTTTATTACATGAGCTTTCTAAATCAccttcattatttcttcttctccaggccAATCAAACCCAACGAGATACTTCCCCcggagaagggaagggaggtggCCAAAGAACTGGGGATCCCCTATTATGAGACGAGTGTGGTGGCCCAGTTTGGCATCAAGGATGTCTTTGACAACGCCATCCGTGCCGCCCTCATCTCTCGCCGTCACCTGCAGTTCTGGAAGTCCCATCTACGCAACGTGCAACGGCCCCTCCTCCAAGCCCCCTTCCTGCCCCCCAGACCCCCTCCTCCCATCATCGTGGTGCCGGATCCCCCATCCAACAATGAGGAGCACCCGGCTCACCTCTTGGAGGACCCCCTGTGCGCGGATGTCATCCTGGTGCTGCAAGAGAAGATCAAAATCTACGCACACAAGATCTAcctctccacctcctcctccaagTTTTACGACCTGTTCCTCATGGACCTGAGCGAGGAGgaccagcagagcagtgcagggcaTGGTTTTGGGGTTGCTGTCACCGCAGCTGCTGAGAGGATGCTGCACCAAGAGGAGAGGCACCACGGACGGGATTTCCTCCTCCGGGCTGCGAGCTTTGATATCTGTGAAAGCACCGAGGAGGGCAGCTCCGGCCAGAGAAAACCGTGCCTTAGAGCCTCCACCAGTGATGGGATCCTACGGGGGAACCGCTATGAGAACGGGGAACGTGGGCTGCGACGAGGACGGGACCTCTCCTCTTGGAGCCGGGCCTTCATCAGCATCCAGGAGGAGATGGCAGAAGACCCGTTGACCTACAAATCCAagctgatggtggtggtgaAGATGGATGCTTCCATCCAACCGGGTCCTTTCCGGGCCGTACTGAAGTATTTGTACACGGGGGAGCTGGATGAGAAGGAGCGGGATCTCATGCACATCGCTCACATCGCGGAGCTGCTGGAGGTGTTTGACCTCCGCATGATGGTGGCCAACATCCTCAACAATGAGGCGTTCATGAACCAGGAGATCACCAAAGCCTTCCACGTCCGGAGGACGAACCGGGTGAAGGAATGCCTGGCCAAGGGGACTTTCTCGGGTACGACCCCATCCCCCTCTCTCTTGCCCATACCGGTGCTTGGAAACACCGTGTGCTCTGCCTTCCTTGGGATTTTGgatgtgctcacacacagccTTTGCGTTTCTGGGTTTTTCACCTCCAAGTGAAAGGCCTGAAAACACCACGTTCTTCCTCTAGCTGGATGAGTTTTATGTGGACAGACCAAATAGGGCTGTGGGAGCCCTGGGAACAGCCCAGGGTAGAGCAGAGCAAGGGACGCTTGTCCTTgggaggaacagggaggagGACGGGGACATGCTTTGTAGTGTGTGGGTGAGGCTTT
It encodes:
- the RHOBTB2 gene encoding rho-related BTB domain-containing protein 2 isoform X2 → MDSDMDYERPNVETIKCVVVGDNAVGKTRLICARACNATLTQYQLLATHVPTVWAIDQYRVCQEVLERSRDVVDDVSVSLRLWDTFGDHHKDRRFAYGRSDVVVLCFSIANPNSLHHVKTMWYPEIKHFCPRAPVILVGCQLDLRYADLEAVNRARRPLARPIKPNEILPPEKGREVAKELGIPYYETSVVAQFGIKDVFDNAIRAALISRRHLQFWKSHLRNVQRPLLQAPFLPPRPPPPIIVVPDPPSNNEEHPAHLLEDPLCADVILVLQEKIKIYAHKIYLSTSSSKFYDLFLMDLSEEDQQSSAGHGFGVAVTAAAERMLHQEERHHGRDFLLRAASFDICESTEEGSSGQRKPCLRASTSDGILRGNRYENGERGLRRGRDLSSWSRAFISIQEEMAEDPLTYKSKLMVVVKMDASIQPGPFRAVLKYLYTGELDEKERDLMHIAHIAELLEVFDLRMMVANILNNEAFMNQEITKAFHVRRTNRVKECLAKGTFSDVTFVLDDGAISAHKPLLISSCDWMAAMFGGPFVESSTNEVALPYTSKSCMRAVLEYLYTGQFSSSPDLDDMKLIILANRLCLPHLVALTEQYTVTGLMEAAQMMVDIDGDVLVFLELAQFHCAYQLADWCLHHICTNYNNVCRKFPRDMKAMSGENQEYFEKHRWPPVWYLKEEDHYQRAKKEREKEDYLHLKRQPKRRWLFWNSPSSSPSSSAATASSSSSSSSSSAVV
- the RHOBTB2 gene encoding rho-related BTB domain-containing protein 2 isoform X1 gives rise to the protein MEREIPVLRVRSQLMDSDMDYERPNVETIKCVVVGDNAVGKTRLICARACNATLTQYQLLATHVPTVWAIDQYRVCQEVLERSRDVVDDVSVSLRLWDTFGDHHKDRRFAYGRSDVVVLCFSIANPNSLHHVKTMWYPEIKHFCPRAPVILVGCQLDLRYADLEAVNRARRPLARPIKPNEILPPEKGREVAKELGIPYYETSVVAQFGIKDVFDNAIRAALISRRHLQFWKSHLRNVQRPLLQAPFLPPRPPPPIIVVPDPPSNNEEHPAHLLEDPLCADVILVLQEKIKIYAHKIYLSTSSSKFYDLFLMDLSEEDQQSSAGHGFGVAVTAAAERMLHQEERHHGRDFLLRAASFDICESTEEGSSGQRKPCLRASTSDGILRGNRYENGERGLRRGRDLSSWSRAFISIQEEMAEDPLTYKSKLMVVVKMDASIQPGPFRAVLKYLYTGELDEKERDLMHIAHIAELLEVFDLRMMVANILNNEAFMNQEITKAFHVRRTNRVKECLAKGTFSDVTFVLDDGAISAHKPLLISSCDWMAAMFGGPFVESSTNEVALPYTSKSCMRAVLEYLYTGQFSSSPDLDDMKLIILANRLCLPHLVALTEQYTVTGLMEAAQMMVDIDGDVLVFLELAQFHCAYQLADWCLHHICTNYNNVCRKFPRDMKAMSGENQEYFEKHRWPPVWYLKEEDHYQRAKKEREKEDYLHLKRQPKRRWLFWNSPSSSPSSSAATASSSSSSSSSSAVV